CGAGCTCCCTTCGCTCAATGGTTCTTTCCCTGACGCTCCAAAGCAATTAAGTGGTGAGAAAAGAAACAGTGGCGGTACCGAACAAGGCCTTGATTCAGCTGATGTGGAGCTCGAAGACCCCAATTTTAATCAGAACCAGCATCTTTCATTGTCTAAATCTGCTTGCAGTAGCACTTCAGACACGAGCAAAGGGTCAGGGCTATCACTTTCCAGGTCTGATATTCGCGTTAACCGTGAAAAGGCTCGTGAGAGAGCAAGGGAGAGGGCTGCCAAGGAGAAGGAGAAAGAGAACGAATCACTCATTGCCCATCACCAGAACATGAACCCCATTTCTCAGAACTCCACGTTTACTGAGCTTTTAACGGCTGGGATTAGTAGCGTAAGCAATAACAACAGCAACAGCAACAACAATGGTGCTGCTACTAGTCCTTCTGGTTCTGAGGCTAACTTTTTTCACAACAAGGCAGCCCCGGGGAGGCAGTGGCCCTTGACCCAAATGGATTACTTTGGTGCAGGGCTTTTAGGGCCGTCCTCGTCGAGGGCAACCCACCATCCATTGGGGTTTTCAGGGCAAATCCAGTTGGGGAATTCAATCCCGCAAGCAATGACAATGTCGATCCCGTCATTCAATTTCTCGGGAGAGAATCACCAGGAGCAATTGCagcattttcctttcttttccgaTCATTTGATCCCAGTAGCCACATCACAGCCTGGTCCCCGTGGGGACTATAATCTGAACTTCACCATCTCTTCAGGCGTTGCTGGTTTCAATAGGGGGACCCTTCAGTCCAATTCATCATCACCGTCTCTTTTGCCTCACCTCCAGAGGTTTTCGTCTTCTCCCATAGACGGCTCAACAAATGTACCTTTCTTCATTGGTGCTGCTGGTCCACCGCCACCACCTATGGAGAATCATCACCATCATCAGTTCCATCCACCTGGGTTGCAGCTCTGCTACGGGGATGGAAACAGGCATTCTGACCAGAGAGGGAAAGGGAAGAACTGATCACTGCTCGGAAGCATGCCAATCTTCCTGGTAAGCCTAAACTGTCCAATCTCCAGTTTTATTCTTGTTCTTCCAACTTTGTAGATTAGTCCTTAATCTTCTGCCTTCTTTAAGAATTTCTTTGGCTTGCCCTTTGGTATCTATATATTTGTTTTCCCTCTCTTGAGCTGGTTTTGGGTATACCTGCAACGCATAGTAATATTAACCTtgaattctttaaaattttctttcttgTTAATCATAAAGTAAGTTAGCCATTGGGTGTATTTTCATGGGTGTTATGTATTATATTGTCTTTGTATGATTCGTGCATGGATTCCAATGAATTGGAATCGGAAGGTTGTCTCTTCGTTTGTTCTCTTTCGGGTTCCCTTCTCCCTAACATCCGCAATCTTGGCCAGATGTTGGTCTCTGTGGTCCAGCCATGTGTGTTTGGCACTGACTGGAATAAAGGTTTAACCTTGATTAGCTTTAGAATCCCAATTCTTTTTTGCCTTTAGAATTGGGCCACATGACAATAGTTCGGCGCTATGTCTGTTCTTGCAAGCTTTTAGGGTTTTAGTTAAACTGATTACATGAATGAACAAACTGCTATACTGAGTTGCTGCTCCATGCACGTATCCTGACCTATCAAACATTAAAACACAGGAATTAGTAGGAAACATGAAAAGAAGTATTCTAGCTAATAAATTGCATCAATGTCAATgtcgaaaaatttttagattaataTATGtgcatatttattaaatttaaaaagtttaagggccttttgatttaaaaaatataattattttatatacataCTCTTTATTGTATAAGAATAAATATTATAACTACtttattttttgatatttttttattcatatattacttataattataaataatttattgatgtaaaaaattaattaaagacaatttataattaataaatttaaagggcaatataatttaaataaaaaataaattcaaatcagtTATCAGCTTGAAAATGTAGCTGGTGGAATTAGAATAAGATAACAACAGCtgattaataaattttaccaaatataTATGGAATAACTATTGGGTACCAACCATCTGCTACCCTAAAACACTAAACACCACACCCAAAGCACATTAATTGCCCTAGCACTTATATAGGGAATTCTTGATGAATAGAATAGTTGTAGAGCATCAGCCATGGTTCCTCATTGATTTATTGTCACTCAAGTTCTTGAACATCGAGGTTTCAAATTTTCAGTGACTGCAACAAGTATTCAATTGAAAAGGAGAAAATTCTTTGAATAATAATATGAATTTTTGATTATCCCAAATGATGAAAGAATGAAAGTATATGactttagaattatataaaagaaTCAAATATTATAGTTATAAAAAGAATAATATAGAGTATAAGTGGTGTACCTTGAGGATAAACAATTTTTTTAACATTTGTATCATTCAAAAttgtaatataaaatatattttttttaaagttgGACAAAACTGAGTTGAAACAACTTAATTGgggtaaaaaaataaattttctgtTGGGGCAAGGTGATGTTGCTTGGAATTCTCAGATTAATGGTTGATCGGAATGCTGCCTGTAATCAAGAAAAAATAAGAGAATGGTGGCTTGAACTAGGCCACTCTGACGCTCAAGTCAGTAAATGCCCAAGAAGCAAACGCCAATTAGAAAAGAGTAGAAATTGCATACCTTGAACATTGACATAGACCTAATTTATAAAGAAGAGAACAAATCTTTTTCCGATTTAATTGAGATTTTACTAGCTCATACTAACTCATTTACTTCTATTCTTTGCGGAGACGTCACATAATATGTCCTATATTCCCGACGATAATTTAGGACCTACTTTCCTCGTGTACCTAATTCATATCTGATCACTCTTTTTCCTAGTTAGAGTAATTTGTCCGAACAATCATTACCAAACACTTTGGGTACTATCCTAACATCTAATACCATATCCGAACATCTTGTGAACTGTTCGAGCACCTAAAGTCATATTCGAACACCTTCTCTTCAAGGCCTTTTACCTTTTTCTAGACTTAAGTCCAACTTGTTTACCCGTTGGTTTAGAAATCGGGTCGTATTATATCACAAGGCAAAATTGTCATCTCTAATTTACCACTCAGAAGAAACAACACTATTTTTATTTTGATgcttataataaatttcatttacCATTTGTtattaaaagggaaaaaaaaaaacctacttTGGTTGGCAATGCATagcaatgatttttttttctcattttttcatATGGTGTGCTTGAAAAagtctaaaaataaaaatatttaaataaattaaattttatttgatcaattttcatgtatggaatgtttaaaataaataaaattgaatttttttattaaaaaaatttaaatagaaatgaATTTATCCTAAATAGGGCCGTGCATAATTTTTGGGGGAGCCAAACAGAACTGAATAACTGTATCGAATCGATAGAAGTTGTATCAAACCGAGATTTTTTTGATACTTTGATCTAGTTATGGTTTCTCGCTAAGAACCGAATTGAAACCAGATCGAAACCGAACAAGAACCGTACTAAATTGGAATCaaatttatatgtatatatttttttatttttttagatgtattatatattttcaatatagttatatatatatatatatatatatatatatatatatatatatatatatatatatatatataacctaatATTATAtgtcatttttttatatttttttaataattttagttataaatacattaaatcaccttataattcttaattataaatgaactattatatatatatattaattattaattatatttgtgtcttatagttaaatactatataattaataaatagttaaaatggaTATTATAAGATATACTATTAtatgttgtaatatatttaatcctaaattatatagATACTTGTACTAAAAAATTATATAGTTTAAAAAttgctaaaagatatattatatgatatattatgtattgataacctaattcaaaacttaaatcctaattcaaaacttaaatgctaattcaagtataattttttaaagaaataattacataaaatattttaaagaatCGATAACCGAATCGGATTCGTACTAAACCGAGCTGGAATCGAAGAATCGAGAACGTACCAAACTGGAACCGGAACCGAAACAACGAAGAACTAAATTGAAACGATACTGAAATTTCAGTTCGATTCCGATCCGAACCAAATCGAAACCATGCACTCCTAATACTAAAGATGACTtgattttattagaattcaaCTCATTTAATGAAAGTATTATGCTAAAAATTCAAAACACTATTCTTTTAagttgtatttaaaaaaaaaaaaaggggaaattaaaaaaaacaaGAATATTTATCTTATTTGTCAATCATGCTAAATGATAGAATTCAAATGAATTCTATATcgtttcaaaatttatttcaaatatatgaattttacaaaatcttttgggttgatttttttaataaaattattttaacacAGAGTTATTTCAAATGGAGTATTATTGAGTTTCATTTtggcaaatttttatttttctcttgtaaaaaaattaaattttctttccaaaGGAAAGAAGAGAATATTTTAAAGTGGGAGTGGAATTAACTTTAGTTTAAAAAAAGATATACAAGGGCctatatataaatatgtatatccgtaaaattttaattaaaataatcgtccagaaatgaattttaatttaattgttgtgtactgcggaagcgtgaaaactgcaaaaaaacaaataaacacacaaaacacgaatatttacatggttcaccctctcaacatagggctaaATCCACGGatatgccatcttccactatcaataataaataaatcattattACAAGCTCATAGCTATACTATCCAttaacccaattacacccaagagaatcaATACTACgtcaaactgctcatagtaaatatattagtttgtCCCTTTCAGTCTCCTAtaaacataacccaatatatttactattacaatactacaccacaaagggtgccttcaactatatgggcaagagctcTCTCACAAATGGACAAGAATCtattcctcttgaattctatgtcctttcttCACCTTAGGGCGAAGCCTTTCTCTACTGCAATAGGCAAAAGCCTCTCGTCAATGGGCAGAGTCAAATTCGCAGCAATTGGCAAAACCCCTCTTTACAATGGGTGACAGCCTCACTCCATGGACTGAAAACCATTCTCTTCAATGGACAAAAGTTAAATAACTTTTTCCATCATTCCTATTTCTAGTGTTAATTTCCTCAATccttatctgattaggagtcccactcaatttaggaataacactaaaataaaagttctattcctccatcctattgagaaatatttctcccactcaaattaggaaaagatctctctccaaATTCCAATAGGATTTTGAACTATAATTCTAACATTAatcatattaaaataatttttaaaattataaaatcttaaattcaagtatttctcaaagtaaaatgaaaTATGTGTTACTtaaatcaaatcaattttaaTACTAAACTTAATGGAATTCGTTATATGTATTTTTCTTAAAGATTTAGCAATAGTTGATAAACTAGTCAAGCTGTTAGTTGTTAGTGGACAAAGGTTAATCATTTGATAAAACTTTGCTATCTTCTATTTTTATTGATAAAGTTATTGTCTTCCGTATTAATGTGTTTGgctatattattatcatgtttttCCTATTGTTTTCCCTATTAATGTGGTATATAAATGAAACAAGAACTATGCTCAAAATCCCAAATTAGTTTAGGTCGATTATGAGTCCCTTTTCGCTATTTACCTTTGTTAGATAATTAGGTTTgcctttatatttaaaatttataaatactgTGATATTATTTCGTTCAATGATATTTTAAGCTTTTCTCTTCTCCTTTTCACTTATTTACTTATTAATTTATCATACTTTATTGAAAATTTAGTTCTCTGTGTTGTACGTAACTAAACCATTTAAAACCATAATTATGTTTACCTTTAAATATAAATATGGTGGTTTTCTAAActgttactctttttttttttttttggttaattgTAAGTACTGTAAAAAAAAACTTAAGAAATTGCCTAGTCTGATTTGATTCAATAACTGAACGCATTACTCACTTTGCAGAATTAAGTTTGAATGCTATTCTTTCAAtcccttatttaaaaaaaaaagaaacttaagaaaataatttggaaaaagaatatttttattattgttagTATTTTATAAGGGCTAGTCCAAATATATACTTAGAAGTCAAATACTATTACAAAAAAGAACTATTGATCACTTTGATCTTAAAATATTTAGAAGTGATGAAATGAACCACAATTCATCCGCTCCTAGGAAAGTTAATTGCTAAATTTCTCCGGGTAACCCTTACAATGGAGTTTTCACATTGGTCAAATATATTTACTGTGTACTTTTTTTTGAAGTTtattcatgaaaaaaaaaaaaaaattctttatcAAGCTGGCTGTTGTTTTTGAGTTAGCCGACGTTTACAATGATAACCAAGTCCAAAGGTTATCATTTTCCACCATTAATCTAAACAAACTTTTTTGAAGTACGGTTTACTAATTAAAAGAGATTTTATTAATTCTAACGCTAATCTTCTCCATGGGTTGCTTTATCACTCTCATGTCTTGTGATTCCCATAATTATCAAAAGGTGCGTATTAGGCTCTAACCTTATGCACCTAGTCGCTTAGGAATGTGCCTTGTTCGAGGCGCAAGGCCTTCTCTATTTTCATCATTGGCAAGCACTTCCATTGACAAAAAGCGCTACAACTCAACTCGAAATGTTTCGATCTACTAGAATTTGATATCGATGCACTGGGATGTTTTCAAAATAAGCATCTTTGGTGATAACTAGTCTccaaaatttcatcaaaatcactaCGCCTAGGATCACAACTCTCTCATATTTCCATTTTCAACACTActattcttttattattattattattattttttaaattatatctaCACCTAATGCAAGATCTAtgccaaaaaaaggaaaaaaaattatccATTTACTTGAAAACTAAATAATTCTCCTTTAATTCTTAAAGGAGGGGAAGatgatgaaaatattgattttgaagATGAGCATCAAGAGAATGAAGGTGTAAAAGAAAATCAAGAAGATTATAATGGAacttttgatgaaaattgaagaATAGTTATTTTATGATTGTTTGACTTTTATTTTTGAgatcttaaaaaattatttaatttttaatatattagtaCTAAAAGGCtttttagttattattattttttattatttttagttttatgcgCCTAGTCTCCAGAACCCTTTGACACTTTAGTGTGCATATGATAGTTTCACAATCATACTTCAACTCTTCATTTTGTTTTAAAATTGTGTTAGATAAGGTATTCAAATATGAATATGACACTTTAATATTTCAAATTAGTGAAGACTTTATGCAAAGATTGAAAATTAAGCAAGTTTGATTCCATGTAGCGTAGTACCGCTATGGAGCCAAAAGTGAGAGCAATGCTTGACTAAGAAAACAAAGAGACTAAAAAGCTACTCATAGAGTTTAATATAAAGGGAATTTGCTGCTCTTTGTTTTACGTATATAGGCATACTTGGTTTTGATTTCATTTATCTTTTTAAAGGAA
The Hevea brasiliensis isolate MT/VB/25A 57/8 chromosome 15, ASM3005281v1, whole genome shotgun sequence genome window above contains:
- the LOC110635582 gene encoding transcription factor TCP2, with translation MEVEEIQTQPCKFSRVSNGRNDTRKIGQKGDGDHQYPDDEEDGEIKRPNPGSGSISGASGEGGDAGSANRLRGWHHSSRIIRVSRASGGKDRHSKVWTSKGPRDRRVRLSVTTAIQFYDLQDRLGYDQPSKAVEWLIKAAADAINELPSLNGSFPDAPKQLSGEKRNSGGTEQGLDSADVELEDPNFNQNQHLSLSKSACSSTSDTSKGSGLSLSRSDIRVNREKARERARERAAKEKEKENESLIAHHQNMNPISQNSTFTELLTAGISSVSNNNSNSNNNGAATSPSGSEANFFHNKAAPGRQWPLTQMDYFGAGLLGPSSSRATHHPLGFSGQIQLGNSIPQAMTMSIPSFNFSGENHQEQLQHFPFFSDHLIPVATSQPGPRGDYNLNFTISSGVAGFNRGTLQSNSSSPSLLPHLQRFSSSPIDGSTNVPFFIGAAGPPPPPMENHHHHQFHPPGLQLCYGDGNRHSDQRGKGKN